From a region of the Lactuca sativa cultivar Salinas chromosome 4, Lsat_Salinas_v11, whole genome shotgun sequence genome:
- the LOC111886177 gene encoding SNF1-related protein kinase regulatory subunit beta-2 produces the protein MGNINGREDGGGAGGDGGSTSSIGNDVAAQDANYIARTGDDGEFMGHSPPPSPRVSGSPLMFTPQVPVAPLQRPDEMQPNNSWMHTSSSYEDMMSEQGIPTMITWSYDGKEVAVEGSWDNWKTRKALQRSGKDFIILKVLPSGVYQYRFVVDGQWRYSPDVPWTQDEAGNTYNILDLQEYVPEDIQSISGFDPPQSPDSSYNNLQLGCEDYAKEPPLVPPHLQMTLLNAPSPHMEIPPPSSRPQHVVINHLYMQKGRSSDSVVALGSTHRFLSKYVTVVLYKSIHQ, from the exons ATGGGAAACATAAATGGTAGAGAAGACGGTGGTGGTGCCGGTGGTGATGGTGGTAGCACCTCCTCAATTGGTAACGACGTCGCGGCTCAGGACGCTAACTATATTGCTCGTACTGGTGATGATGGTGAGTTCATGGGTCACTCTCCTCCTCCAAGCCCTAGGGTTTCTGGCTCTCCATTGATGTTCACTCCTCAG GTACCTGTGGCTCCATTACAAAGACCTGATGAGATGCAGCCAAACAATTCATGGATGCACACCTCCTCCAGCTATGAAGACATGATGAGTGAGCAAGGAATTCCAACAATGATTACATGGAGTTATGATGGCAAAGAAGTTGCTGTGGAAGGCTCATGGGACAATTGGAAAACAAG GAAGGCATTGCAGAGATCAGGGAAagattttattatattaaaagttCTCCCTTCAGGTGTTTATCAGTACAGATTTGTTGTTGATGGACAATGGAGGTATTCCCCTGATGTCCCATGGACACAGGATGAAGCTGGAAACACTTATAACATCTTggatttgcag GAATACGTGCCCGAAGACATTCAAAGCATATCTGGTTTCGATCCACCTCAATCCCCAGATTCAAGCTACAATAATTTACAACTTGGGTGTGAAGACTATGCAAAAGAGCCACCATTAGTTCCACCACATCTCCAAATGACACTACTGAATGCTCCTTCACCTCACATGGAAATCCCACCACCTTCATCACGACCTCAACACGTTGTCATAAACCATCTTTACATGCAGAAAGGGAGGAGCAGTGACTCGGTGGTGGCTCTTGGATCCACTCATCGCTTCCTATCCAAATATGTCACAGTTGTACTCTACAAATCCATACACCAATGA